A region from the Bacilli bacterium genome encodes:
- a CDS encoding CDP-alcohol phosphatidyltransferase family protein → MNLPNSLTVCRFTLIPVYIAVFLSGHVKWAFFIVVLAGLTDILDGYIARNNGQATQLGAMLDPLADKSMMLVVVLSFVFTEMIPWQAAAAMFIRDAGMIVGSAFFHFRGKKTVPANFMGKLTTVLYYIAVLFIVYDAPFAIRYLWFVIFFSFVTSVVYIFEFRILNPKLPGKTGQK, encoded by the coding sequence TTGAATTTGCCCAATTCTTTGACAGTCTGCCGGTTTACGCTAATCCCCGTGTACATTGCGGTTTTCTTGTCAGGACATGTAAAGTGGGCGTTTTTTATTGTTGTGCTGGCAGGGCTGACGGATATCCTCGACGGTTATATTGCCAGAAACAACGGGCAAGCGACACAACTTGGCGCCATGCTCGATCCGTTGGCGGATAAATCGATGATGTTGGTCGTGGTGCTGTCGTTTGTTTTCACGGAAATGATTCCGTGGCAGGCTGCCGCTGCCATGTTCATTCGCGACGCCGGGATGATCGTCGGCTCGGCTTTTTTCCACTTTCGCGGCAAAAAAACCGTCCCCGCAAATTTTATGGGCAAACTGACGACGGTTTTGTATTACATAGCGGTGCTGTTCATCGTATATGACGCTCCTTTCGCAATCCGGTATTTATGGTTTGTTATTTTCTTTTCGTTTGTAACTTCGGTTGTGTACATCTTTGAATTTCGCATTCTCAACCCCAAATTGCCGGGAAAGACCGGGCAAAAATAA
- the murA gene encoding UDP-N-acetylglucosamine 1-carboxyvinyltransferase, producing MAKIIVRGGNRLSGKLKVSGAKNAVLPIIAAAILCEDGETLIHEAPPLDDVLTMCRVLASLGANIEYKNETIRISAQKLQTSEASYDLVRKMRASFLVMGPLLARTGHARIALPGGCAIGTRPIDQHLKGFEAMGAGIELGHGAIEASVRGRLKGAKIYLDVASVGATENIMMAAALADGLTVIENAAKEPEIVDLANFLNEMGAKVRGAGTQQIRIEGVDALYGTEHTVIPDRIEAGTYMIAGAITGGDVLIENAIADHLCPVISKLQEMGVDIVEQDSGIRVCVNRPLTVVDIKTLPYPGFPTDMQAPMMALLLTANGSGVVTETVFENRFKHVAELKRMNANIKIDGRTAFVTGNARLVGAKVAATDLRAGAALILAGLAAEGETEITQIHHIDRGYADITGKLRGIGADLVRYEQEELAEAEEAVFGIYTVQPSLA from the coding sequence ATGGCAAAGATTATCGTCCGCGGAGGAAACCGCTTGTCGGGCAAATTGAAAGTAAGCGGAGCCAAAAATGCGGTGCTCCCCATTATTGCTGCCGCTATATTATGCGAAGATGGAGAGACATTAATCCATGAAGCCCCGCCGCTGGACGATGTGCTTACGATGTGCCGGGTGCTTGCGTCATTGGGCGCAAATATCGAATATAAAAATGAAACGATACGCATTTCCGCCCAAAAATTGCAGACATCGGAAGCTTCCTACGACCTGGTACGGAAAATGCGCGCTTCTTTCCTCGTGATGGGCCCGCTGTTGGCACGCACCGGACATGCCCGCATCGCCTTGCCGGGGGGCTGCGCGATTGGAACGCGCCCCATTGACCAGCATTTGAAAGGGTTTGAAGCAATGGGCGCCGGGATTGAATTGGGTCACGGAGCAATTGAAGCATCCGTGCGCGGACGATTAAAGGGCGCCAAGATTTATCTGGACGTGGCCAGCGTGGGCGCGACGGAAAATATTATGATGGCGGCCGCTTTGGCGGACGGACTGACGGTTATCGAGAATGCCGCCAAGGAGCCGGAAATCGTCGATTTAGCCAACTTTTTAAACGAAATGGGCGCAAAAGTCCGGGGCGCAGGCACGCAGCAGATTCGCATTGAAGGCGTCGACGCGCTTTACGGTACGGAACATACCGTGATTCCGGATCGTATTGAAGCGGGTACATATATGATCGCCGGCGCCATCACCGGCGGGGATGTGCTGATCGAGAACGCCATCGCCGACCACTTGTGCCCGGTTATCTCCAAGCTGCAGGAAATGGGCGTGGACATCGTGGAACAGGATAGCGGCATACGGGTTTGCGTAAACCGCCCGCTTACCGTGGTCGATATTAAAACGCTGCCTTATCCGGGCTTTCCTACGGATATGCAGGCGCCCATGATGGCTCTGCTGTTGACGGCGAACGGCTCCGGGGTCGTAACGGAAACCGTATTTGAAAACCGGTTCAAGCATGTCGCGGAACTGAAAAGAATGAACGCGAACATAAAAATCGACGGCAGAACCGCTTTCGTCACCGGAAATGCCCGTTTGGTCGGCGCGAAAGTTGCCGCCACCGATCTTCGCGCCGGGGCGGCCCTTATATTGGCCGGACTTGCCGCCGAAGGAGAGACGGAAATAACGCAGATTCATCATATCGACCGGGGCTATGCCGACATTACGGGCAAACTGCGCGGCATCGGCGCGGATCTCGTTCGCTATGAACAGGAAGAACTGGCGGAAGCCGAGGAAGCCGTCTTCGGCATCTATACCGTTCAACCGTCCCTGGCTTGA
- a CDS encoding DNA-directed RNA polymerase subunit beta: MPDERKKSGRPLPTWAIILIKVSKAIWVPLLCILALYAGLVIGYSYLGGQNPADVLKPSTWKHLYDLVFAE; this comes from the coding sequence ATGCCGGACGAGCGGAAGAAATCGGGGAGACCGCTGCCGACCTGGGCAATCATTTTGATTAAAGTCTCCAAAGCAATATGGGTTCCGCTGTTATGTATTCTGGCTTTGTATGCCGGTTTGGTAATCGGCTATTCCTATCTGGGCGGGCAGAATCCGGCGGACGTGTTGAAACCGTCAACGTGGAAGCACTTGTATGATTTGGTTTTTGCCGAGTAA
- the spoIIID gene encoding sporulation transcriptional regulator SpoIIID, giving the protein MHDYIKERTIKIGRCLVETRHTVRTIAKEFGVSKSTVHKDLTERLPEINPDLANQVKKILEYHKSIRHLRGGEATKIKYKKRKQKQEDIPLVSVQS; this is encoded by the coding sequence GTGCACGATTACATCAAGGAGCGGACCATCAAGATCGGGCGCTGTCTGGTTGAGACCAGACATACGGTTCGCACGATAGCCAAAGAATTCGGTGTCTCGAAAAGCACGGTGCATAAAGATTTGACGGAAAGGCTGCCTGAAATCAATCCGGATTTGGCCAACCAGGTTAAAAAAATATTGGAATACCACAAATCAATTCGGCATTTGCGGGGTGGAGAAGCAACGAAAATCAAATATAAAAAGAGAAAACAGAAGCAGGAAGACATACCGCTTGTTTCTGTGCAGTCGTGA
- a CDS encoding DUF1146 family protein, which translates to MGTPFDPFSGMVRMNAIIGIVVVLICMVAVWWALQQVRWEVFLKNAKSPQAKGLQMILTIILGYELARFIMDYLGWSLTLQMLF; encoded by the coding sequence ATGGGAACTCCGTTTGACCCGTTTTCCGGCATGGTGCGGATGAACGCGATCATCGGCATTGTCGTCGTGCTGATCTGCATGGTCGCAGTCTGGTGGGCGCTCCAACAAGTCCGCTGGGAAGTGTTTTTGAAAAATGCGAAAAGCCCGCAGGCAAAAGGATTGCAAATGATTTTGACCATCATTTTGGGATACGAATTGGCGCGCTTCATCATGGATTATTTGGGCTGGTCCCTCACGCTGCAGATGCTGTTTTAA
- a CDS encoding flagellar hook-basal body protein, with amino-acid sequence MLRGLYTAAAGMIAQERRHDAITNNIANINTPGYKEGNAALRSFPEMLIYLVNGEQNAPPQHIGRLATGVFAEEAVTLFSQGDIQTTNNASDFALVSDIPVFDAQGNRIPFDQTGKYVDPNGQVFFQPQAFFTLASPTDPDERLYTRDGSFHVNEQNELVTANGYRVLGADGQPIVLDRPLDAINVAADGTLMDADGFPLTQLFISRIENPNRLIPETGGVYRLDADAAQPAQVNPDDQVIVRQGAIERSNVDPIQSMVDLMTALRAYEANQKVIQFYDRSLDKAVNEVGRV; translated from the coding sequence ATGCTGAGAGGATTGTATACGGCGGCTGCGGGCATGATCGCCCAGGAGCGCAGGCACGATGCGATTACGAATAATATCGCCAATATCAACACGCCGGGTTACAAAGAGGGAAATGCGGCGCTGCGTTCCTTCCCGGAGATGCTGATTTATCTGGTTAACGGGGAGCAAAACGCGCCCCCGCAACATATCGGCAGGCTTGCGACCGGAGTTTTTGCCGAAGAAGCGGTAACCTTGTTTAGCCAGGGAGACATTCAGACGACGAACAACGCTTCCGATTTTGCGCTTGTTTCCGATATTCCCGTATTTGACGCGCAAGGAAACAGGATCCCGTTTGATCAGACCGGCAAATATGTGGATCCGAACGGACAAGTTTTTTTCCAACCGCAGGCTTTTTTTACGCTGGCTTCGCCAACGGATCCGGATGAGCGCTTGTATACGCGGGATGGATCGTTTCACGTCAATGAGCAAAATGAATTGGTGACGGCGAACGGATATCGCGTATTGGGCGCGGACGGCCAGCCGATCGTGCTGGACCGCCCGCTTGACGCAATCAACGTTGCGGCGGATGGCACGCTCATGGATGCCGACGGCTTTCCGCTTACGCAGCTGTTCATTTCGCGCATCGAAAATCCGAACCGGTTAATTCCGGAAACGGGCGGAGTGTACCGGCTTGACGCCGATGCCGCGCAACCCGCGCAGGTCAATCCGGACGACCAGGTGATCGTCCGCCAGGGAGCGATTGAACGCTCCAATGTGGATCCGATCCAGTCGATGGTCGACTTGATGACGGCGCTCAGGGCATATGAAGCCAATCAGAAAGTGATCCAGTTTTATGACCGCAGCTTGGATAAAGCGGTTAATGAAGTAGGACGGGTATAA
- a CDS encoding flagellar hook-basal body protein yields MNTSMITALSAMQAFQQKLDMIAGNVANADTDGYKRKASPFESLLASEMRQPNPYMLAGRKTPLGLPIEWGVKNGEIRLDLTQGALRETGNPLDLALEGNALFEVETNQLDENGLPRRAWTRNGAFRMTPMEFDPDSMQLTTADGYVVMGIDDAPIIAPRGYSITVSPQGEVIATSKDGSDVVDIRAIKIMTIVGPHLLVDVGDNLYGVKGGDVAAALQPTDFALLDAQTEPIAVRQGFLEASNVDIAAEMTDLLQVQRAFQLGSRALSSADTMMNLANNLRA; encoded by the coding sequence ATGAACACCTCAATGATAACAGCTCTTTCCGCAATGCAGGCATTTCAGCAAAAACTGGATATGATCGCCGGCAACGTTGCCAATGCGGACACGGACGGGTACAAACGCAAAGCTTCCCCGTTTGAAAGTTTATTGGCGTCGGAAATGCGCCAACCGAACCCATACATGCTGGCAGGCCGCAAAACGCCGCTGGGGCTGCCAATCGAATGGGGCGTCAAAAACGGGGAAATCAGGCTGGATCTGACCCAGGGCGCTTTGCGGGAGACGGGCAATCCGCTTGACCTGGCGCTGGAAGGCAACGCTCTGTTTGAGGTCGAAACCAATCAGCTGGATGAAAATGGCTTGCCGCGGAGAGCATGGACGAGAAACGGCGCTTTCCGGATGACGCCAATGGAGTTCGACCCTGACAGCATGCAGTTGACCACCGCCGACGGATATGTTGTAATGGGGATAGACGATGCGCCGATCATCGCGCCGCGGGGTTATTCCATCACGGTGAGCCCGCAAGGGGAAGTAATTGCCACCAGCAAGGACGGTTCCGATGTGGTGGACATCAGGGCGATCAAGATCATGACGATCGTCGGTCCGCACTTGCTTGTGGATGTAGGCGACAACCTGTATGGCGTAAAAGGCGGCGACGTCGCCGCCGCGTTGCAGCCGACCGACTTTGCGCTGTTGGATGCGCAAACGGAGCCTATCGCCGTACGGCAAGGGTTTCTGGAAGCGTCAAACGTCGACATCGCGGCGGAGATGACCGATTTGTTGCAAGTACAGCGGGCTTTTCAGCTTGGCTCCCGCGCGCTTTCATCGGCCGATACGATGATGAATCTGGCCAACAATTTGCGCGCATAA
- the spoIID gene encoding stage II sporulation protein D produces the protein MKRKTVAGWAALLAALLLFVMIGFPTMMVKKQPVRDENGGTAHGGELPADKKLARDSAFVVPVYLTKERRVADIPLELYVRGVLAAEMPIDFAPEALKAQAIAARTYIVRRAMDHDTSNVPVAGALVTDLATHQAYMTVDEMRTKWGDAAFAANLEKLNQAVQDTEGTILTFAQKPIVAAYFSTSNGFTENSEEYWSTYIPYLRSVASPWDPLISPKYKATVTMPLTEFLSKLGLPNNPDKQTPPEMEILQKTTGQRIKTMRIAGNLFTGREVREKLALNSAQFAWSFAGGNILLTTYGYGHGVGLSQWGADALAQQGKSAKDILLYYYRGVKLEQIYAAIGKRRNV, from the coding sequence GTGAAACGAAAAACGGTGGCGGGTTGGGCGGCTCTTCTTGCGGCGCTGTTATTGTTTGTGATGATCGGATTTCCGACCATGATGGTGAAAAAGCAGCCGGTCCGCGATGAAAACGGGGGGACGGCACACGGCGGTGAACTGCCTGCGGACAAAAAATTGGCGCGGGACAGCGCTTTTGTCGTCCCTGTTTATTTGACGAAAGAGCGGCGTGTTGCCGATATACCGCTAGAATTGTATGTTCGCGGCGTTTTGGCGGCAGAGATGCCGATCGATTTCGCGCCGGAAGCGCTGAAAGCGCAGGCGATCGCCGCGAGGACCTATATCGTTCGCCGGGCGATGGACCACGATACGAGCAATGTGCCGGTGGCAGGCGCGCTGGTAACCGACCTGGCAACGCATCAAGCGTATATGACGGTCGACGAAATGCGCACGAAATGGGGCGACGCGGCGTTTGCCGCCAACCTTGAGAAATTGAATCAGGCCGTTCAAGACACGGAAGGAACCATCCTCACGTTTGCCCAAAAACCGATTGTCGCCGCTTATTTTTCCACCAGCAACGGCTTCACCGAAAATTCCGAAGAATATTGGTCGACTTACATCCCTTATTTGCGCAGCGTGGCGAGCCCGTGGGATCCGCTGATTTCGCCGAAATATAAAGCGACCGTAACCATGCCGCTCACCGAGTTTTTAAGCAAGTTGGGCCTCCCGAATAATCCGGATAAACAAACGCCGCCGGAAATGGAAATATTGCAAAAAACGACAGGGCAGCGCATCAAAACGATGCGAATCGCCGGAAACTTGTTTACCGGAAGAGAAGTAAGAGAAAAACTGGCGCTGAACTCTGCGCAATTCGCCTGGAGTTTCGCCGGCGGGAATATCCTGCTAACCACTTACGGCTACGGGCACGGCGTCGGATTAAGCCAGTGGGGAGCGGATGCGCTGGCGCAGCAGGGGAAATCCGCAAAAGACATTTTGCTCTATTACTACCGGGGGGTAAAGCTCGAACAAATCTATGCGGCAATTGGCAAGCGCCGCAACGTATAA
- the fabZ gene encoding 3-hydroxyacyl-ACP dehydratase FabZ, whose product MLNVSEIQAVIPHRYPFLLVDKILEIEEGKKAVGLKNVTINEPFFAGHFPQYPVMPGVLIVEALAQVGAVAILKKEENRGKIGFLAGIDAFRFRGQVTPGDTLRLEAEIIRAKGSIGKAKAVASVDGRVVAEGEIMFAIGDA is encoded by the coding sequence ATGCTGAATGTGTCGGAGATTCAGGCGGTTATTCCGCACCGTTACCCGTTTTTGTTGGTTGATAAAATATTGGAAATCGAAGAAGGCAAAAAAGCCGTCGGATTAAAAAATGTCACGATCAACGAGCCGTTTTTTGCCGGACATTTTCCCCAATACCCGGTCATGCCGGGCGTCCTGATTGTGGAAGCTTTGGCGCAGGTGGGAGCGGTCGCCATTCTGAAGAAAGAGGAAAACAGGGGCAAAATCGGTTTTCTCGCCGGCATCGACGCATTCCGTTTCCGCGGACAAGTAACGCCGGGCGACACGCTGCGGCTTGAAGCGGAAATCATCCGCGCGAAAGGCTCGATCGGCAAAGCGAAGGCGGTTGCCTCGGTGGACGGCCGGGTGGTCGCGGAAGGCGAAAT
- the cyoE gene encoding heme o synthase, whose amino-acid sequence MRLADLKSLVKAGVLLANVLPVVSGFWLALWYTDQSLADSWGLCLLTIAGSTFVMAGALILNNWYDVDIDTIMARTKRRPTVTGNIPLKTVLLLGIFFTALGLCLLAFFTTVEAAAYALIGWIAYVLLYTMWSKRRFTANTLIGSVSGAVTPLIGWSAVESSFHDIPIVLFLILFIWQMPHAYATAMKNFDDYKAAGVVLLPVVHGFAKTKKHIAAYIACLIPLPFFLQAFGTAFIVICTVLNVVWLALGIGGFYAKDDKKWTRAMFLYSVNYITILFILMIVVTLPMFA is encoded by the coding sequence ATGCGTCTTGCTGATCTGAAATCGCTCGTGAAAGCCGGCGTTCTGCTGGCCAATGTGCTGCCTGTTGTTTCCGGCTTCTGGCTGGCGCTTTGGTATACGGATCAATCCCTGGCAGATAGCTGGGGGTTGTGCTTGCTGACGATTGCAGGGAGCACGTTCGTTATGGCCGGCGCGTTGATCTTGAATAATTGGTATGACGTTGACATCGATACGATTATGGCCAGGACGAAGCGTCGACCGACGGTTACGGGAAACATTCCCCTGAAAACGGTGCTTTTGCTGGGAATTTTCTTCACCGCGCTCGGTCTTTGCCTGCTCGCATTTTTTACGACTGTCGAAGCCGCCGCTTATGCGCTTATCGGCTGGATCGCCTATGTTTTGTTATACACCATGTGGTCCAAACGGCGGTTTACCGCCAACACTTTGATCGGAAGCGTCTCGGGAGCGGTCACGCCGTTAATCGGATGGTCCGCGGTAGAATCCAGCTTTCACGACATTCCGATCGTCCTGTTTTTGATTCTGTTTATTTGGCAAATGCCGCATGCGTACGCCACCGCGATGAAGAACTTCGATGATTATAAAGCCGCGGGCGTAGTGTTGCTGCCTGTGGTGCACGGGTTTGCCAAAACAAAAAAGCATATCGCCGCATATATCGCATGCCTTATTCCGCTGCCTTTTTTCTTGCAAGCGTTTGGCACCGCTTTTATCGTGATATGCACCGTGTTGAACGTTGTTTGGCTGGCGCTTGGCATTGGAGGCTTCTATGCGAAGGATGACAAAAAGTGGACGCGGGCAATGTTTCTCTATTCGGTTAACTACATCACCATTTTGTTTATTCTGATGATTGTCGTCACGCTGCCGATGTTCGCTTAA
- a CDS encoding SCO family protein: MRNNWRQTIAITTILLFGFALFYASTDGFHAYTTKSAVQYELLHSRPHLPAVTLQDGKGREFRLDRFAKGKYVLLSFMYTTCKDVCPAIELNMAKIYRSVPKHYLGKEIEFLSVSFDPARDTPSVLAKYGSAFGSDGETWRMARINDAAELKRVLDQYGVTVIPDGNGEFTHSTSFYLIGKDGRLLQAMNYTKVEETLDAVMNALRGSGG; encoded by the coding sequence ATGCGTAACAATTGGCGGCAAACAATCGCTATCACAACCATTCTTTTGTTTGGCTTTGCCTTGTTTTATGCAAGCACGGACGGGTTTCACGCCTATACCACCAAGAGCGCGGTTCAATATGAACTTTTGCACAGCAGGCCGCACTTGCCCGCCGTAACGCTGCAGGACGGCAAGGGGCGCGAATTTCGTCTTGACCGTTTCGCCAAAGGCAAATATGTGCTGCTTTCGTTCATGTATACGACTTGCAAGGACGTTTGCCCGGCAATCGAGCTGAATATGGCTAAAATTTATCGTTCCGTCCCCAAACATTATCTGGGCAAAGAGATTGAATTTTTGAGCGTCAGTTTCGACCCTGCGCGCGACACCCCGAGCGTGCTCGCAAAATACGGGAGCGCATTCGGCAGCGACGGCGAAACATGGCGAATGGCGCGCATCAATGACGCGGCGGAACTGAAGCGGGTGCTGGACCAATATGGCGTCACCGTCATACCGGACGGCAACGGCGAGTTTACGCACAGCACATCCTTTTATCTGATCGGCAAAGACGGGCGTTTGCTGCAAGCAATGAATTATACGAAAGTGGAAGAGACCTTGGATGCGGTTATGAACGCGTTGCGGGGAAGCGGGGGTTGA
- a CDS encoding M23 family metallopeptidase yields MKENKEIHENPVRSGNHKTVNETAAAPAPGWRKLFTRKWMFPAAYIAAAAIILTLMWVYQDSASKAPPAAGEETTVSEDSGATVEPDGVQPEGALPVNAAAEEMKWPVANRNDLDVVMKFYDNEASSEERQAAMIKHDNTFIPSTGISFSRPDNQPFDVLAAMSGKVTQVANVPLIGHKVEITHDNGLKTEYLSLAEIVVKEGDTVKQGQVIAKAGRNELEQDQGVHLHFEILQDGTPVNPETFIAEN; encoded by the coding sequence ATGAAGGAAAACAAGGAAATTCACGAGAATCCGGTACGGAGCGGAAATCACAAAACCGTCAACGAAACGGCAGCCGCGCCTGCGCCCGGATGGAGAAAATTGTTTACGAGAAAGTGGATGTTCCCGGCAGCTTACATTGCGGCGGCGGCCATTATACTAACCTTGATGTGGGTCTACCAAGACTCCGCAAGCAAAGCTCCGCCTGCAGCGGGCGAAGAGACTACCGTCAGCGAAGATAGCGGCGCAACTGTCGAGCCGGATGGCGTCCAGCCGGAAGGCGCCTTGCCTGTAAATGCGGCCGCGGAAGAGATGAAATGGCCGGTGGCGAATCGGAACGATCTGGATGTTGTCATGAAGTTTTATGACAATGAAGCGTCCAGCGAAGAACGGCAAGCTGCAATGATCAAACATGACAATACGTTTATTCCGAGCACAGGCATTTCATTTTCCCGCCCGGACAACCAGCCGTTTGACGTATTGGCGGCGATGAGCGGCAAAGTGACGCAGGTGGCCAATGTCCCGTTGATCGGGCATAAAGTGGAAATCACGCATGACAACGGTTTGAAGACGGAATATTTAAGCCTTGCGGAAATTGTCGTCAAGGAAGGCGATACGGTAAAACAAGGCCAGGTAATCGCCAAGGCGGGGCGCAACGAATTGGAGCAAGATCAAGGCGTCCATCTGCATTTCGAAATACTGCAGGACGGCACGCCGGTCAATCCGGAAACATTCATCGCGGAAAACTGA
- a CDS encoding rod shape-determining protein → MFGKDVGIDLGTANVLIHVKGRGVVLDEPSVVAIESETKRVLAVGEEARRMVGRTPGNIVAIRPLRDGVIADFEITEMMLKHFISKVGGKKWYSHPRILICAPTNITSVEQKAIREAAERSGAKEVFLEEEPKAAAIGAGMDIFMPSGNMVVDIGGGTTDVAVLSMGDIVTSASIKIAGDKFDLAIAKYIKNKYKLLIGERTSEDIKIRIGTVYEDRNEEMDIRGRDMVTGLPLTVTVLSHEIREALWDPVSNIIASAKAVLERTPPELSADIIDRGVILTGGGALLHGLDQLMADELKVPVLIAEDPMYCVVRGTGIMLDNLDKVVNIRK, encoded by the coding sequence TTGTTTGGTAAAGATGTCGGAATTGACCTGGGAACCGCCAATGTATTGATTCATGTCAAGGGACGGGGCGTGGTGCTCGACGAACCTTCCGTAGTAGCCATTGAAAGCGAGACCAAACGCGTCCTTGCGGTAGGCGAAGAGGCCAGACGCATGGTCGGACGTACCCCGGGAAACATTGTCGCAATACGCCCTTTGCGCGATGGCGTGATCGCCGATTTTGAAATTACGGAAATGATGTTGAAACATTTTATCAGCAAGGTAGGCGGGAAAAAGTGGTACAGTCACCCGCGCATTCTGATTTGCGCACCGACCAATATCACTTCCGTCGAGCAAAAGGCGATTCGGGAAGCCGCCGAACGCAGCGGGGCCAAGGAAGTATTTTTGGAGGAAGAACCGAAAGCCGCGGCCATCGGCGCCGGAATGGACATCTTTATGCCGAGCGGCAATATGGTAGTGGATATCGGAGGCGGAACGACAGATGTCGCCGTGTTGTCGATGGGCGATATCGTCACCTCCGCTTCCATTAAAATTGCCGGGGACAAATTTGATTTGGCCATAGCCAAATATATTAAAAACAAGTACAAGCTCTTGATCGGTGAACGGACTTCGGAAGATATCAAGATCCGGATCGGCACCGTGTATGAAGACCGCAATGAAGAGATGGACATTCGCGGGCGGGATATGGTAACCGGATTGCCGCTTACGGTTACGGTGCTGTCGCACGAAATCCGGGAAGCGCTTTGGGACCCGGTATCCAATATTATCGCTTCCGCCAAAGCGGTTTTGGAACGCACACCCCCGGAACTGTCCGCGGATATTATTGACCGCGGCGTGATCCTGACAGGCGGCGGAGCGCTCTTGCACGGACTTGACCAGCTGATGGCGGACGAATTGAAAGTGCCGGTGCTCATTGCCGAAGATCCGATGTATTGCGTGGTCAGAGGGACCGGCATTATGTTGGACAACCTTGACAAGGTGGTTAACATTCGCAAATAA